A segment of the Zingiber officinale cultivar Zhangliang chromosome 8B, Zo_v1.1, whole genome shotgun sequence genome:
CAATTGAAGAGTATTCTGAAGCAAACCAAAGCTGTGGTGATTATGAAGTTAATATAGAAGAAAGGGCTGATGAAGGTAATAAGATTTATAGTGCGTTATATTGAACTTTATATACTTCGTTTTTTACATAATTTGATTATCTATGTGCATTGTTAATTGATTTGTTtgcattaattgattaattttaaaggcAATGAAGATGATACAGAGATTTCCCCCCCATTAAGCACAGATGAATTGGTGCCAAAAATTGGTATGAAATTTCAAACAGAAGAGAAAGCGTATGACTTTTATttgaaatatgctaaacaagttgGATTTGGCATACGAAGGACAAGAACCCATAATGATAATTCGGGCAGATTAATTGACAGGATGTTTTGTTGTAGTGCACAAGGAAAAAGGGGAAAGGACAAACGAGATATTTATGTGAAGCAAAGTCGTGCTGAGACAAGATTTGGTTGTGATGCTAAACTGAGGATTAGTTGTCGAAATAATGACAAGTTTTGTGTGGTGAACTTCAttaaagagcataatcattatctttcaaGCTCAAACAAAACACATCTCTACAGATGTCATAGGAACATATCTTCTTCTGCAGCGATACAAATTGAGATGGCAAGTGAGGTGGGAATCCCCCCAaaagcatctcatgatcttatgATGAGACAAGCAGGTGGGAGGGAGAATTTAGGGTTTATTCCTGAAGACTATAAGAACTACTTGCGATCTAAAAGAACAAGAAATATGAGAGTGGGGGATACAGGAGGTGTTCTAGAATATTTGCAGAAAATGCAATGTGATGATCCAAATTTTTTTAATGctattcaagttgatgaagatgatttgatcACAAACATTTTTTGGTCTGATGCTAAGATGAGAGCTGATTATGGCAATTTTGGAGATGTTGTTTGTTTTGACACAGCCTATAGGAAGAACAATGAAGGTCGTCCAATTGCATTGTTCGTGGGTGTTAATCATCATAAGCAATCCATAATTTTTGGTGCaactttattatatgatgaaactACTTTGTCATTTGAATGGTTGTTTGATACCTTCACTAAAGCTATGTCTAAGAAAAAACCAACAACTATTCTTACAGATCAAGATGCTGCAATGGCAAAGGCTTTAGCTTCCAGATGGCCTGAAACACATCATCGTTTATGCATTTGGCACATTTATCAAAATGCCGCAATACATTTGAGTGGAGTTTTTTCTCAATTCAAAGAGTTTGCTAAAGATTTTGCCTCttgtatatatgattttgatgaagaggaagacTTTCTTTCTACTTGGAACTTGATGTTGACTAAGTATGCACTTGAAGATAATGATTGGTTGAGACGTTTGTTTAGCATAAAGGAAAAATGGGCGTTAGTATATGGAAGACAAATATTTTGTGCGGATatgactacaacccaaagaagtgagagcatgaatagCATTTTGAAAAGGTATGTCACTTATCAGCataagtttttagagtttttcaaTCACTTCGAAAGATTGCTTCAGGATCGTCGATATGAAGAGTTAAAAGCAGATTTTAGATCCAATTCAAGTGTTCCATGTTTATTGTATCCGGTTGAAATATTAAAACATGCTAGTTATACTTATACTCCTGAGGCATTCAAGTGTTTTGAAAAAGAATGGTATAAATCTCATGATTCTATTGTAGAAATTTGTGAGATTGTTGGATCACATGCAACATACAAAGTTACTTCGCACAAAAAGAAGCACCATCATATAGT
Coding sequences within it:
- the LOC122015688 gene encoding protein FAR1-RELATED SEQUENCE 5-like; the protein is MEGESTSCRRLNFDESIEEYSEANQSCGDYEVNIEERADEGNEDDTEISPPLSTDELVPKIGMKFQTEEKAAQGKRGKDKRDIYVKQSRAETRFGCDAKLRISCRNNDKFCVVNFIKEHNHYLSSSNKTHLYRCHRNISSSAAIQIEMASEVGIPPKASHDLMMRQAGGRENLGFIPEDYKNYLRSKRTRNMRVGDTGGVLEYLQKMQCDDPNFFNAIQVDEDDLITNIFWSDAKMRADYGNFGDVVCFDTAYRKNNEGRPIALFVGVNHHKQSIIFGATLLYDETTLSFEWLFDTFTKAMSKKKPTTILTDQDAAMAKALASRWPETHHRLCIWHIYQNAAIHLSGVFSQFKEFAKDFASCIYDFDEEEDFLSTWNLMLTKYALEDNDWLRRLFSIKEKWALVYGRQIFCADMTTTQRSESMNSILKRIVDMKS